A genomic window from Nosocomiicoccus massiliensis includes:
- a CDS encoding GntR family transcriptional regulator: MFDLRFSKDTPIYEQLIDHIKEMIIKQVLLPDEKMPSVRALAGQLTISPNTIQKAYGELEQQGYIYSIPGKGSYVQEMADDTQNNQYIKELYGSFNRVVLELLHMNETKEDIKRAVDRCEV, encoded by the coding sequence ATGTTCGATTTAAGATTTTCAAAAGATACCCCAATATATGAACAGTTGATTGATCATATAAAAGAAATGATTATTAAACAAGTATTATTACCAGATGAAAAGATGCCATCAGTAAGGGCGCTTGCGGGTCAACTGACAATCAGTCCGAATACGATTCAAAAAGCTTATGGTGAACTTGAGCAACAAGGATACATTTACTCGATTCCAGGAAAAGGAAGTTACGTACAAGAAATGGCCGATGACACTCAAAATAACCAATACATTAAAGAACTGTATGGAAGTTTCAATCGTGTGGTACTCGAGCTATTACATATGAATGAAACTAAAGAAGATATCAAACGTGCTGTCGACCGTTGCGAAGTATAA
- a CDS encoding ABC transporter ATP-binding protein, translated as MNINTHKLSKSFIDELAVNKVDLNVKSGTIHGLIGSNGAGKTTLLKILAGIYKADEGEALFDDAPVFENIDVKNRVIFIGDMPFFFSGFSLMQMANHYKTIYSNWSDERFEKLYSYFKLNPKKPLNEMSKGMRRQASFILAFSSKPDVLLLDEPFDGLDPIVRRQIKNIILQDVESYGLTVFLSSHNLLEMENICDAISIMHDGKVLYTNSIHDMKDTHCKLQIAFKELPDESFYKKLNVVQHSIQGRVITAIIKGDIKNVEVNISKYEPLMYDILPITLDEMFAYEMGETGYAIENIVVE; from the coding sequence ATGAACATAAATACACACAAGCTCAGCAAAAGTTTTATCGATGAACTTGCAGTAAATAAAGTTGACTTAAACGTCAAAAGTGGAACGATTCACGGGCTTATCGGTTCTAACGGAGCAGGTAAAACGACGCTTTTAAAAATATTAGCAGGTATTTATAAAGCAGATGAAGGTGAAGCACTATTCGATGACGCACCTGTTTTTGAAAACATAGACGTGAAAAACCGTGTAATTTTTATAGGAGATATGCCGTTTTTCTTTAGTGGGTTTTCGTTAATGCAAATGGCAAATCATTATAAGACGATTTATAGTAACTGGAGTGACGAGCGTTTTGAAAAGCTGTATAGTTACTTTAAGTTAAATCCGAAAAAACCATTAAATGAAATGTCTAAAGGGATGAGACGTCAAGCGTCATTTATACTCGCGTTTTCATCTAAACCAGACGTACTATTACTCGACGAACCATTTGACGGGTTAGACCCAATCGTTCGAAGACAAATTAAGAATATCATTTTACAGGACGTTGAAAGTTACGGCTTAACAGTATTCTTATCGAGCCATAACTTACTCGAAATGGAAAATATATGTGATGCGATATCTATTATGCACGACGGAAAAGTACTGTACACAAACAGTATTCACGATATGAAAGATACGCATTGTAAACTACAAATCGCGTTTAAAGAGTTACCAGACGAATCGTTCTACAAAAAGTTAAACGTCGTCCAACACTCGATTCAAGGACGTGTAATTACAGCAATTATTAAAGGCGACATTAAAAATGTCGAAGTAAATATTTCAAAATACGAACCACTCATGTACGATATTTTACCAATTACGTTAGATGAGATGTTCGCTTATGAAATGGGGGAGACAGGATATGCAATCGAAAACATCGTTGTTGAATAA
- a CDS encoding DUF402 domain-containing protein has product MKTKYLNKKDWRRIRHSDYKEVLTTYEGKKVLIGCYYIHSVYHPLTVTIVGEKIKVADDNFKWITMMGEGDHYSLTVMFDENDEAVQYYFDINKSNTLELGRARREDLYLDVLALPDGRSELVDEDDIIRALKYGQVTPEERDFAYKVASYVERLIEYQFDEVVKRGQFMYEMMERENEI; this is encoded by the coding sequence ATGAAGACAAAGTATTTAAATAAAAAAGACTGGCGCCGAATTAGACATTCCGACTATAAAGAAGTATTAACAACATATGAAGGTAAAAAGGTTCTCATCGGATGCTATTATATTCATTCAGTGTATCATCCACTGACTGTGACGATTGTTGGTGAAAAGATTAAAGTTGCGGATGATAATTTTAAATGGATTACGATGATGGGTGAAGGCGATCACTATAGTCTTACAGTAATGTTCGATGAGAATGATGAAGCGGTTCAATATTATTTTGATATAAATAAGTCAAACACGTTAGAACTCGGTCGAGCAAGAAGAGAAGATCTATATTTAGATGTTCTAGCTCTACCAGATGGCCGAAGCGAACTCGTCGATGAAGATGATATCATTCGTGCATTAAAATACGGCCAAGTCACACCAGAAGAGAGAGATTTTGCCTATAAAGTTGCATCATACGTCGAACGTTTAATAGAGTATCAGTTCGATGAGGTCGTTAAAAGAGGGCAGTTTATGTATGAAATGATGGAGAGAGAAAATGAGATTTGA
- a CDS encoding LysR family transcriptional regulator, translating to MRFDDYELLVTLDKEKTLRQAAEALYISQPAVSQRLKTIENYWGVQIFIRTKKELIKTSAGEKIIEHAKQIVETELLLKENIHINKHKVEGKLKIGVASLLGYMIMPTLLEKFLKRYPNVDIQLEIGSSSKIIDNVDRYHLAIIRGNKILNLENRLLFTDEHYLVAPKNKSLENEPLIEFQADPWYINQLKQFFEKSFNKPYKPQLYVDQVTTCRELLLKGVGMTVLPTIITKTMDLSKFHTEKVEIDHVPLTRSTYVAYDHQMAELPQVEKFLKLLDEEYK from the coding sequence ATGAGATTTGATGATTACGAACTGCTCGTTACACTCGATAAAGAAAAGACGTTACGCCAAGCAGCTGAAGCGTTATATATATCGCAACCTGCTGTGAGTCAGCGTTTAAAGACAATTGAGAACTACTGGGGAGTGCAGATTTTTATCCGCACAAAAAAGGAACTCATTAAGACGAGTGCTGGTGAGAAGATTATCGAGCATGCGAAACAAATTGTTGAAACAGAGCTTTTACTAAAAGAAAATATTCATATTAATAAACACAAAGTTGAAGGTAAATTAAAAATCGGAGTGGCGTCGTTACTTGGGTATATGATTATGCCGACGTTACTCGAGAAGTTTTTAAAACGATATCCGAACGTAGATATACAGCTTGAGATTGGATCGTCTTCAAAAATTATTGATAACGTCGATCGATATCATTTAGCGATTATACGTGGCAATAAAATATTAAATTTGGAAAATCGTTTGTTATTTACGGATGAGCACTATTTAGTTGCGCCAAAAAATAAGTCGCTTGAAAACGAACCACTCATTGAATTTCAAGCAGACCCTTGGTATATTAACCAGCTCAAACAATTTTTTGAAAAGAGTTTTAATAAACCGTATAAACCTCAACTCTATGTTGACCAAGTGACGACGTGCCGAGAATTATTACTTAAAGGGGTCGGGATGACAGTACTGCCAACGATTATTACGAAGACGATGGATCTATCGAAATTCCATACTGAAAAAGTAGAAATTGACCACGTACCATTGACGCGTTCGACGTATGTCGCGTACGATCATCAAATGGCAGAACTCCCGCAAGTAGAGAAATTTTTAAAATTATTAGATGAAGAATATAAGTAG
- a CDS encoding sugar efflux transporter produces MFKKLFSIENYKLFLVNMILFGMAIAITAPFLVLFMTGEHGLTITQHGIFMAAGAIGSFIVNTIVGRFSDKLSFDRKYLLLVAIVMEIITFSLFLIVKDTIILVVGYVIFFSLGAPGIPQLYASARESVNKDNGNDARLKIFANTVLRSMFSFGFLFGPLIGSILIARYDFTGLFVGTMILFGVVFITTLFIKPVKTERELSIQEINEKRAPSLFSAPVLIVPFIAFIMLHVGQWGYLLNMPLYVTEVLGEDRGKVGVLASLCAGLEVPFMIGIGWIASRFETKHLLMFAGVVGGLFFLSIGLFQSFTVILIGQVVLAFFLAILLGLGISYFQDLLPDFPGYASTLFANAMVVGQLLGNLIGGFVSDMFSVNTAFLVSSGLMFTSVILFMFTKTQFREGEI; encoded by the coding sequence ATGTTTAAAAAGTTATTTTCAATTGAAAACTATAAATTATTTTTAGTAAATATGATTTTATTCGGAATGGCAATCGCAATTACGGCGCCATTCCTTGTGCTTTTCATGACAGGAGAGCACGGTTTAACGATCACGCAGCACGGTATATTTATGGCTGCTGGAGCGATTGGGTCGTTTATCGTTAATACAATTGTTGGGCGATTTAGTGATAAGCTATCGTTTGATAGGAAGTATTTATTACTCGTTGCTATCGTTATGGAGATTATTACGTTTAGTCTATTTTTAATCGTCAAAGATACGATAATTTTAGTTGTTGGATACGTAATATTCTTCTCACTCGGTGCACCTGGGATTCCGCAGTTATATGCATCAGCACGTGAATCTGTAAATAAAGACAACGGAAATGATGCACGTTTAAAAATATTTGCAAATACTGTTTTACGTTCGATGTTTAGCTTCGGATTTTTATTTGGTCCATTAATCGGGTCGATTTTAATTGCGAGATACGATTTTACTGGGCTGTTTGTTGGAACGATGATTTTATTTGGGGTCGTCTTTATTACGACACTTTTTATTAAACCAGTAAAAACAGAGCGAGAACTGTCTATTCAAGAAATCAATGAGAAAAGAGCGCCGTCATTATTTAGCGCGCCCGTTCTAATCGTGCCGTTTATTGCGTTTATAATGTTACACGTCGGTCAGTGGGGGTATTTACTAAATATGCCTCTATACGTGACGGAAGTACTCGGTGAAGATAGAGGGAAAGTCGGAGTACTTGCATCGCTTTGTGCAGGATTAGAAGTGCCGTTTATGATTGGGATTGGCTGGATTGCGTCTCGATTTGAAACGAAACATTTACTCATGTTTGCTGGAGTTGTCGGAGGATTATTCTTCCTTTCGATTGGGCTATTCCAAAGTTTTACAGTTATACTTATTGGACAAGTGGTCCTTGCATTTTTCTTAGCAATTTTACTTGGGTTAGGAATTAGTTATTTCCAAGATTTACTCCCTGACTTTCCAGGATACGCATCGACATTATTTGCGAATGCAATGGTCGTTGGTCAGTTGCTCGGAAACTTAATCGGAGGATTTGTATCAGATATGTTTAGTGTGAATACTGCATTTTTAGTAAGCAGTGGTTTAATGTTTACGTCTGTCATATTGTTTATGTTTACGAAAACACAGTTTAGAGAAGGTGAGATTTAA
- a CDS encoding DUF456 domain-containing protein produces MEALLWLLVVLSFVIGYVGLVYPVIPSIFMYWLGAAIYAFFIGDNLGIMFWLILGVFTALTFVSDMAITKYYVGKLGGTKQGEWAALIGVVLGMFIYPPLGVIFVPLFLVFFTEFVIYKDASKALKAALGSLAAFVTTIVFKAVVYTLIILWFVLDVFVF; encoded by the coding sequence GTGGAAGCATTACTTTGGCTTTTAGTTGTTTTATCGTTTGTCATTGGATATGTTGGACTTGTATATCCAGTCATTCCGTCTATATTTATGTATTGGCTCGGTGCTGCGATATACGCGTTCTTCATCGGTGATAATTTAGGAATTATGTTCTGGTTAATACTCGGAGTATTTACAGCACTTACGTTTGTCTCTGACATGGCGATCACAAAATATTACGTCGGCAAACTCGGAGGTACTAAACAAGGGGAATGGGCGGCGCTTATCGGTGTCGTATTAGGGATGTTTATATACCCACCTCTCGGTGTTATTTTTGTGCCCCTATTTTTAGTATTCTTTACAGAATTTGTCATTTATAAAGATGCATCGAAAGCATTAAAGGCAGCACTTGGTAGTTTAGCTGCATTTGTAACGACGATTGTTTTTAAAGCAGTCGTTTACACATTAATTATTTTATGGTTCGTATTAGACGTATTTGTATTTTAA
- a CDS encoding GNAT family N-acetyltransferase, protein MTHIKTKRLLLRDYTSSDIDCIRNMMRDRDVVQYFPSPLSDVEIETLVRDMSGSIRDRGFGVFAVERKSINEMIGIAGIRIKQYDEHLNLDEIEHLFPCVELYLLLDKRYWNQGLATEAAEAVMKFVRKKTDIQEVYAFTSKLNLPWLNVIDKIGMDPIFEYTNPYYVEGHRKADSLIFKIHT, encoded by the coding sequence ATGACACATATCAAAACAAAGCGTTTATTATTAAGAGATTATACGTCGTCTGATATCGATTGTATTCGAAACATGATGCGTGATAGAGATGTCGTACAGTACTTTCCAAGTCCGTTATCTGACGTTGAAATAGAAACGCTTGTGAGAGATATGTCAGGAAGCATTCGCGACAGAGGATTTGGAGTGTTTGCGGTAGAAAGAAAAAGTATTAATGAAATGATAGGAATCGCGGGCATTCGTATTAAACAGTACGACGAACATCTAAATTTAGATGAAATCGAACATTTATTTCCGTGTGTTGAGTTATATTTATTACTTGACAAACGATACTGGAATCAAGGGCTCGCAACTGAAGCGGCTGAAGCGGTGATGAAGTTTGTACGTAAAAAAACAGACATTCAAGAAGTATATGCATTCACTTCCAAGCTCAATCTTCCGTGGTTAAATGTAATCGACAAAATCGGTATGGATCCTATATTTGAATATACGAACCCGTATTATGTAGAAGGGCATCGTAAAGCGGATAGTTTAATTTTTAAAATACACACATAA
- a CDS encoding TIGR00730 family Rossman fold protein, with protein MEISKVSVFCGARLGNSDKFREDAYTLGETLANENVELIYGGGGLGLMGAVANGALDAGGDVTGIIPTVLVDKEMAHPRVKNMKIVDTMSIRKDMLIDEADAIIILPGGAGTMEEFFQVFVGGQIGHAQKPIALVNTDGYYDSLFDLFESFIENDFLERRFLDLIIKLDSIENVLDELKQFRPVAGRSREDIENGHHD; from the coding sequence ATGGAAATTAGTAAGGTTTCTGTTTTTTGTGGTGCACGTTTAGGTAATAGCGATAAATTTAGAGAAGATGCATACACGCTCGGCGAAACGCTCGCAAACGAAAATGTCGAACTCATTTATGGTGGAGGCGGCCTCGGTTTAATGGGGGCTGTTGCGAACGGTGCGTTAGACGCTGGAGGCGACGTGACTGGCATTATCCCGACAGTATTAGTCGATAAAGAAATGGCACACCCTCGCGTTAAAAACATGAAAATCGTCGACACGATGAGCATACGTAAAGATATGTTAATCGACGAAGCGGATGCGATCATCATTTTACCTGGTGGCGCAGGCACGATGGAAGAGTTTTTCCAAGTATTTGTCGGTGGACAAATTGGACACGCTCAAAAGCCAATTGCACTCGTCAATACAGATGGTTATTATGATTCACTTTTTGATTTATTTGAATCATTTATTGAAAACGACTTTTTAGAGCGCAGATTTTTAGATTTAATTATTAAACTCGATTCAATCGAAAACGTACTCGACGAATTAAAACAATTCCGTCCAGTTGCTGGACGTAGTCGAGAAGATATAGAAAACGGACATCATGATTAA
- the pnpS gene encoding two-component system histidine kinase PnpS has protein sequence MNKLWVRITLSFFIVLIVGLCMMFFFVDNVNRTTYNAMTSKQLTEESELLESMITKDLLTIRNTKEMFSNLKLPENLRFTIIDKDGRVIFDTDSNIWTMSNHIDRPEIKEAKRKKTTSESYIRQSDTEEIQMMYVAVPITEDGEVIGYVRSSTPLETIEAAAQQKWVSIVIVFTLILVATIISAALLAYKITNPIQKIIEVTERLKKNDYSARINDTFPGELYTLSESVNSLAISLNAHVTEIKDQSKQLESILSNLNTGVILINPEGEIDVINDAALKMINQTRDKILNNDYQESLVKLNVLRDIRHVYKYDEVKTSEVHLYNPEEMILNFYAAPYYGERWEKRGVIVALHDITDIKRLENIRRDFVANVSHELKTPITSIQGFSETLLESGDLPREVEREFLEIIYNESVRLNKLIIDILNLSKIEKHQIRLNETNFDLTELVHTTARPMKRLFKDRNLQLHLPENEEHMLYADKERVAQILVNLLSNAANYTHEGDTVEVKIEETNDSIELSVHDTGAGIPEESLSRLFERFYRVDSARSTADGGTGLGLSIVKHLVELHNASITVDSVEGEYTTFTVTFKK, from the coding sequence ATGAATAAACTATGGGTGCGCATCACACTTTCGTTTTTCATCGTGTTAATTGTCGGATTATGTATGATGTTTTTCTTTGTAGATAACGTGAACCGTACGACGTATAACGCGATGACGAGTAAGCAACTTACTGAAGAAAGTGAACTGCTCGAAAGTATGATTACAAAAGATTTGCTAACCATTCGTAATACGAAGGAAATGTTTTCAAATCTTAAGTTGCCTGAAAACTTACGCTTTACGATTATCGACAAGGACGGGAGAGTCATTTTCGACACGGATTCAAACATTTGGACGATGAGTAACCACATCGATCGCCCAGAGATTAAAGAAGCGAAACGAAAGAAAACGACGAGTGAATCTTACATTCGACAAAGTGACACTGAAGAAATACAGATGATGTACGTCGCTGTACCGATAACTGAAGATGGTGAAGTCATTGGGTATGTCCGTAGCTCTACACCACTTGAGACAATCGAAGCAGCTGCACAACAAAAATGGGTGTCAATCGTCATTGTATTTACACTCATTTTAGTCGCAACGATCATTTCAGCAGCACTACTCGCATATAAAATTACGAATCCAATTCAAAAAATTATAGAAGTGACAGAGCGTCTGAAGAAAAATGATTATAGCGCACGTATTAACGACACTTTTCCTGGAGAACTGTACACGCTTAGTGAGTCCGTCAATTCTCTAGCAATTAGTCTAAATGCCCACGTCACAGAGATTAAAGACCAGTCTAAACAGCTTGAGAGTATTTTATCGAATTTAAACACGGGTGTTATTTTGATTAACCCAGAAGGTGAAATTGACGTGATTAACGACGCAGCGTTAAAAATGATCAACCAAACGCGAGATAAAATTCTCAATAATGACTATCAGGAAAGTCTTGTTAAATTAAATGTACTAAGAGACATTCGTCACGTTTATAAATACGATGAAGTAAAAACGAGTGAAGTACATTTATACAATCCTGAAGAAATGATTTTAAACTTTTATGCTGCACCGTATTACGGTGAACGTTGGGAAAAGCGTGGTGTAATCGTTGCGCTTCACGATATTACGGATATTAAGCGCCTTGAAAATATACGAAGAGATTTCGTGGCAAACGTGTCTCATGAGTTAAAAACGCCGATCACATCTATTCAAGGGTTCTCTGAAACGTTATTAGAATCCGGTGATTTACCTCGAGAAGTTGAGAGAGAGTTTTTAGAAATTATATATAACGAAAGTGTTCGGTTAAATAAGCTGATCATCGATATTTTAAATTTATCGAAAATAGAAAAACACCAAATTCGACTGAACGAAACGAATTTTGATTTAACTGAACTCGTTCATACGACAGCACGTCCAATGAAACGTTTATTTAAAGATAGAAACTTACAACTCCATTTACCAGAAAATGAGGAGCACATGCTTTATGCGGATAAAGAACGCGTCGCGCAAATACTCGTAAACTTACTTTCAAACGCTGCAAATTACACGCATGAAGGCGACACCGTTGAAGTAAAAATAGAAGAGACGAACGATTCTATAGAGTTAAGTGTTCATGACACAGGGGCTGGAATTCCAGAAGAAAGCCTCAGTCGACTGTTCGAACGATTCTACCGCGTCGATTCTGCACGTAGTACAGCAGATGGTGGTACTGGCCTAGGATTATCGATTGTCAAACACCTCGTCGAACTTCATAATGCGTCTATAACTGTAGACAGTGTTGAAGGAGAATATACGACATTTACGGTAACATTTAAAAAGTAA